A region of Anoplopoma fimbria isolate UVic2021 breed Golden Eagle Sablefish chromosome 24, Afim_UVic_2022, whole genome shotgun sequence DNA encodes the following proteins:
- the tecta gene encoding alpha-tectorin, whose translation MGTRGLPSDLEPFTHLAPCLSSYFHCPPATKTQLTALSFPEPESVWIHLRFRLPISPASIGMKWLVMFRPGCPVILLHLFSIFVQTGASKDILYPYGPGHRDVETPKMDDGSSAEITLLIHFIFFNIPYRSIYVNNNGVISFNVQVSQFTPEAFPLSDSRSFIAPLWADVHNGIRGDVFYRETTEPEILERATQDIRKYFKTMPTFTATWVFIATWHQVTFYGGSQTTPVNTFQTVLISDGMASFTMFNYGEITWSTGTASGGDPLTGLGGTTAQSGFNGGDIGHFFNLPGSRSNEVVNMEQTTNVNTPGRWLFRVDTELIDPANGCSYNGRFYRRGEVFWLSDQCLQRCRCLDINNEVQCQEASCGQLETCEQQEGAFYCQPTRTSTCVVFGDPHYHTFDGFLYHFQGTCSYLLARPCWEVAGLPFFSIEAKNENRGVASVSWLRDVTVEVYGHRVLLPKGSLGTVQVDGLMKTLPVQLQLGAIRVYQSGVAIALETDFGLLVTYDGQHYASISLPSSYFNNTCGLCGNYNDDPADDPVLPDGSLAESVVELGGSWRAEDPDWRCTDGCAQNCSVCDALTEAFYFRSDYCGLINKTDGPFRDCRAVVDPTAFVYSCVYDMCSNRDNITTLCQAIQAYALACQALGVTIRPWRSRTFCALSCPAFSQYQVCTSACPASCSDLTSPLYCAHPCTEGCQCDQGYVLSGSRCVQSEDCGCEHNDLYYPLNNTFWAGPSGEEGECTLRCTCGLAGEVSCYNESCKEGEVCVAEVGLLGCYPRREGVCSITQNSVTTSFDGTFVMIPDDSSYYLLKLCSAVPANGSMVEVKMGRRMMNKGPTWKRPVVVTVANLEAQMGGMDFDIVKVNGEPVVLPYVHPMETMMIYRAPGNATVVESRGLIRVQYNRQGFLNISLSTLFYNVTCGLCGVFNSNSTDDLRLPNGRLAESTEQFTDGWRSIADDLTCNGDCDDLYRMCTDLRLYQNPWMCGNINDPGNSSFLACHAVVNPSPFFRNCLYNMCVKEGNRSALCSSLQAYASACQDAQVGLASWRSVTNCPLPCPPNSHFDDCTSACPLTCANLDEPEEPCPLPCQEGCQCEEGFALRDGLCVARSDCGCMSHGRQLATNQTFWTDWECQERCYCNGSDNSVYCQLAPCHPEEYCQENDGLYVCQPRTEALCVAAGYGHFLPFGGVPFELQSSCTLRMATTNCGGENSDRATMSETFPQFKLAARNEERDTGQAIWVRGFVLEVYEYEIEVSRSYKNTVTVNKERLYLPLKLGPGKVNIFTWGMQLILETDFGLKVAFDWNTLLLFTLPRDLYNSSCGLCQGMPLSPPTLTTTDWGMAWAERDTFCQVGCGDSCPRCGLGETSAANEAPLMVADANDNIDADNGANEVDTGIRFHIGNGLYVFVEPEAVRLCGLIVDRGGVFARCHSKVGPAFFYQSCLQDTCLDQGSQETVCNWLQMYASTCQTQGVPVNGWRSDTPCVQSCSPNSHYSSCVSVCPPQCAPARGQRDCSQDCVEGCQCDQGYVRNGKSCILPQNCGCYTDGKYYEPKQLFWNNDCTKRCQCIGRNLIQCDPRRCKAEEECTLRFGVRGCFARRSQHCVASGGGVFRTFDGASLRLPASCSFVLSTNCHKLPDLSFQLIANFDKWSTPNLTTISHVYLYINEENILISGSTVKVNGTPVSVPFLTGLMTRLSSSEGFIVIDTPQDIQVRYNHFNTLSITMGQRLQNKVCGLCGNFNGDPSDDYITSRGKPAVSALELAQSWKTNGMQNSCDETQFVALAQSCDNTAVLALQSEDACQKLTQLKGFFQPCHGLLDPRPFYQSCYLDGCYNHRKAQVCGSLAAYAEACRSMGTLTTKWITQENCSEWIYDPCAGEICTNFTCELENGGDLCGCPELPTSNGGDDDILQAEVNCKHAQMEVSISKCKLFQLGFEREDVRVNDEHCAGIEGEDFISFHINNTKGHCGSIVQSNSTHIMYKNTVWIESVNNTGNVITRDKTINVEFSCAYELDLKISLETVLKPMLSVINLTLPTQEGNFITKMALYKNSSYRNPYREGEVVLSTRDILFVGVFVEGADENQLILIVNMCWATPSRYSSDRLRYIIIERGCPNIKDNTIGMAENGVSLTCRFHVTVFKFIGDYDEVHLHCDVTLCDSERNACKVNCPHKRRMYSEDSDHKEHILSVGPIRRRVSDWCEEENGGCEQICTSRMNGPVCSCVTGMLQRDGKSCRAVSSSCNLTPAVSLLSVSAVISMFPTRIHNLLS comes from the exons ATGGGAACCCGGGGCCTGCCCTCAGACCTGGAGCCTTTCACACATCTTGCTCCCTGCCTCTCCAGTTACTTCCACTGTCCTCCTGCAACAAAGACCCAACTGACTGCCCTCTCCTTCCCAGAACCAGAATCAGTGTGGATCCACCTGAGATTTCGCCTCCCTATCTCTCCAGCATCTATTGGAATGAAGTGGCTTGT aatgttCAGGCCAGGCTGTCCAGTCATTCTGCTCCACCTCTTCAGCATCTTTGTACAGACGGGAG CTAGTAAGGATATCCTGTATCCTTATGGACCCGGCCATAGGGATGTAGAGACTCCAAAGATGGATGATGGAAGTTCTGCTGAAATTACTTTgctcattcatttcattttcttcaacATCCCGTACCGTTCCATCTAT GTCAACAACAACGGAGTGATCTCCTTTAACGTGCAAGTTAGCCAGTTCACACCAGAAGCTTTTCCCCTGAGTGACAGTCGATCGTTCATTGCTCCACTTTGGGCAGATGTGCACAACGGCATCCGAGGTGATGTGTTCTACCGAGAGACCACTGAACCAGAAATACTGGAAAGGGCTACACAAGATATCCGGAAGTACTTCAAAACCATGCCCACTTTCACAGCCACTTGGGTCTTTATTGCAACATGGCACCAAGTCACCTTCTATGGAGGAAGCCAGACAACCCCG GTGAACACATTCCAAACTGTACTAATCTCAGATGGCATGGCATCATTCACCATGTTCAACTACGGAGAAATCACATGGAGCACAGGAACAGCCAGTGGTGGAGATCCTTTAACAGGGCTGGGTGGGACGACAGCTCAG TCAGGTTTTAATGGTGGAGACATTGGTCACTTCTTCAACCTGCCAGGATCACGGTCAAATGAAGTAGTGAACATGGAACAGACAACCAATGTAAATACTCCTGGGCGCTGGTTATTCCGCGTGGACACTGAACTGATAGATCCTGCAAATGGCTGCAGCTACAATG GGCGTTTTTACCGGAGAGGGGAAGTTTTCTGGCTGTCTGACCAGTGTTTACAGCGATGCCGTTGCCTTGACATTAACAATGAGGTGCAATGCCAAGAGGCTTCATGCGGGCAGCTGGAGACCTGCGAGCAGCAAGAAGGGGCCTTTTACTGCCAACCAACCCGCACCAGCACTTGCGTGGTATTTGGCGACCCTCACTACCACACCTTCGACGGCTTCCTATATCACTTCCAGGGAACCTGCTCCTATCTGCTGGCTCGGCCCTGCTGGGAGGTGGCAGGGCTGCCTTTCTTCAGCATCGAGGCCAAAAATGAGAACCGTGGGGTCGCCTCTGTTTCTTGGCTTAGAGATGTCACAGTGGAGGTGTACGGTCACAGAGTCCTGTTACCCAAAGGCAGTTTAGGAACAGTCCAG GTGGACGGTTTAATGAAGACTTTGCCGGTCCAGCTCCAGCTTGGTGCTATCAGGGTATACCAGTCTGGGGTCGCCATTGCTTTAGAAACAGACTTTGGACTCTTGGTAACCTACGACGGCCAACACTATGCGTCCATCTCCCTACCCAGCTCTTACTTCAACAACACATGTGGCCTTTGTGGTAACTACAACGATGACCCCGCTGATGATCCTGTGCTTCCTGACGGCTCGCTAGCAGAAAGCGTAGTGGAGTTAGGGGGCAGCTGGCGGGCAGAGGACCCAGACTGGAGGTGTACAGATGGCTGCGCCCAGAACTGCAGCGTGTGTGACGCTCTAACAGAAGCCTTCTACTTCCGCTCAGACTACTGTGGGCTCATCAACAAAACCGATGGACCTTTTAGGGACTGCAGAGCCGTAGTGGACCCTACAGCCTTTGTGTATAGCTGTGTATATGACATGTGCAGCAACAGGGATAATATCACCACACTCTGCCAGGCCATCCAGGCCTATGCTCTGGCCTGTCAGGCCCTTGGTGTCACGATACGACCTTGGAGATCTCGTACCTTCTGCG CTTTGTCATGTCCGGCGTTCAGCCAATACCAAGTATGCACAAGTGCCTGCCCAGCCTCCTGCTCGGACCTCACCTCTCCCCTGTATTGTGCTCACCCTTGCACTGAGGGCTGCCAGTGTGACCAGGGCTATGTGCTCAGCGGCAGCCGTTGTGTTCAGAGTGAGGACTGCGGCTGTGAGCACAACGACCTCTATTACCCGCTTAATAACACTTTCTGGGCGGGACCCAGTGGTGAGGAAGGTGAATGTACCCTCCGCTGCACCTGCGGGCTTGCTGGGGAAGTCTCCTGCTACAACGAGTCCTGCAAGGAGGGTGAGGTGTGTGTGGCGGAGGTGGGCTTGCTGGGTTGCTACCCTCGGAGGGAGGGAGTGTGCTCGATCACCCAGAACTCGGTGACAACCTCCTTTGATGGCACCTTCGTAATGATCCCAGATGACAGCTCCTACTACCTGCTGAAGCTGTGCAGTGCAGTGCCAGCTAATGGCTCGATGGTTGAGGTGAAGATGGGCAGGCGGATGATGAACAAAGGACCCACTTGGAAAAGACCTGTGGTAGTGACAGTGGCTAACCTGGAAGCTCAGATGGGAGGGATGGATTTTGATATTGTAAAG GTGAATGGTGAACCAGTGGTGCTCCCATATGTCCATCCGATGGAGACAATGATGATCTACAGAGCACCAGGCAACGCTACGGTGGTGGAGTCCCGAGGTCTGATTCGTGTCCAGTACAATCGCCAGGGATTCCTCAACATCTCCCTCTCCACCCTTTTCTACAACGTTACTTGTGGTCTATGTGGCGTCTTTAACAGCAATAGCACTGATGACCTTCGTCTTCCGAATGGACGCCTGGCGGAGTCTACTGAACAGTTCACCGATGGCTGGCGGTCCATTGCTGATGACCTCACCTGTAATGGTGACTGCGATGACCTGTATCGGATGTGCACAGACTTGCGTCTCTACCAGAATCCTTGGATGTGTGGCAACATCAACGACCCGGGGAATAGTTCATTTCTGGCGTGTCATGCAGTGGTCAACCCCTCGCCATTCTTCAGGAACTGCTTGTATAACATGTGTGTAAAGGAAGGGAATCGTTCAGCCCTGTGTTCTTCACTGCAGGCGTATGCCAGCGCCTGTCAGGACGCTCAAGTAGGCCTCGCTTCCTGGAGGAGTGTCACCAACTGCC CTCTTCCCTGTCCACCGAACAGTCATTTTGACGATTGCACCAGCGCCTGCCCTCTGACTTGTGCCAACTTAGATGAACCTGAAGAGCCATGCCCTCTGCCATGCCAGGAAGGGTGTCAATGTGAAGAAGGCTTTGCACTTCGCGATGGCCTGTGTGTGGCCCGCAGTGATTGTGGCTGCATGAGCCACGGACGCCAGCTGGCCACTAATCAGACTTTCTGGACGGACTGGGAGTGCCAGGAGCGCTGCTACTGCAACGGCTCTGACAACAGTGTATACTGTCAGCTCGCACCCTGTCACCCTGAGGAGTACTGCCAGGAGAATGACGGCCTGTACGTTTGCCAGCCGCGCACTGAGGCCCTGTGTGTGGCGGCTGGTTATGGACATTTTCTGCCCTTTGGTGGCGTCCCGTTTGAACTGCAGAGCTCTTGTACTCTAAGGATGGCCACAACCAACTGTGGGGGAGAGAACAGTGACCGCGCAACCATGAGTGAAACTTTTCCTCAATTTAAATTGGCAGCTCGTAATGAGGAGAGGGACACAGGCCAGGCCATTTGGGTGAGGGGCTTTGTGCTGGAGGTCTACGAGTATGAGATCGAAGTGTCCAGAAGCTACAAAAACACTGTCACG gTGAATAAGGAGCGTTTGTACCTTCCTCTGAAGCTGGGCCCAGGGAAGGTCAACATCTTCACCTGGGGCATGCAGCTCATTCTGGAGACAGATTTTGGCCTGAAGGTGGCCTTTGACTGGAACACTCTCCTCCTGTTTACTTTGCCCCGCGACCTCTACAACAGTTCCTGCGGCCTCTGCCAGGGCATGCCCTTATCCCCACCCACCCTCACCACCACCGACTGGGGCATGGCCTGGGCAGAGAGGGACACCTTCTGCCAGGTGGGCTGTGGAGACTCCTGCCCACGCTGTGGCCTGGGAGAGACTAGCGCGGCAAATGAAGCCCCTCTCATGGTGGCCGATGCCAACGATAACATCGACGCAGACAATGGGGCGAATGAAGTCGACACAGGCATACGCTTCCACATCGGGAATggactgtatgtgtttgtggagCCCGAGGCAGTGAGGCTTTGTGGGCTGATTGTGGATCGAGGTGGTGTGTTTGCACGATGTCACAGCAAGGTGGGGCCGGCGTTCTTTTATCAAAGCTGCCTGCAGGACACCTGTTTGGACCAGGGATCTCAGGAGACAGTCTGTAACTGGCTGCAGATGTATGCCAGCACCTGTCAGACCCAAGGGGTGCCTGTTAACGGCTGGAGGAGCGACACGCCGTGTG TCCAGAGCTGCTCGCCTAACAGCCATTACTCCAGCTGTGTGTCGGTCTGCCCGCCCCAGTGCGCCCCAGCCCGCGGCCAGAGAGACTGCAGCCAGGACTGTGTGGAGGGCTGCCAGTGTGACCAGGGCTACGTGCGCAACGGCAAGAGCTGCATCCTGCCTCAAAACTGTGGCTGCTACACTGATGGCAAGTACTATGAG CCCAAACAGCTGTTTTGGAACAATGACTGTACCAAGCGCTGCCAGTGCATCGGACGGAACCTGATCCAGTGCGACCCGAGGCGCTGTAAGGCAGAGGAAGAGTGCACCCTGCGGTTTGGAGTGCGGGGCTGCTTTGCGCGGCGCTCCCAGCACTGCGTGGCGTCCGGCGGTGGGGTTTTCAGGACCTTCGACGGGGCGTCGCTGCGTCTTCCGGCCTCCTGCTCCTTCGTCTTGTCCACTAACTGTCATAAGCTGCCTGACCTCTCCTTCCAGCTCATTGCTAACTTCGATAAATGGAGCACACCCAACCTCACCACCATCTCTCATGTCTACCTTTACATCAATGAGGAGAATATACTCATCTCTGGCAGCACTGTCAAG GTCAATGGTACACCAGTATCAGTACCGTTTCTAACTGGGTTGATGACACGTCTGTCGTCGTCCGAAGGTTTCATCGTCATCGACACACCTCAGGACATCCAGGTACGGTACAACCACTTTAACACCCTGAGCATCACAATGGGCCAGCGGCTTCAGAACAAGGTGTGTGGCCTCTGTGGGAATTTCAACGGAGACCCCAGTGACGACTACATCACGTCCAGGGGCAAACCGGCTGTCAGCGCCCTGGAGCTGGCCCAGAGCTGGAAGACCAACGGTATGCAGAACAG TTGTGATGAAACCCAGTTTGTGGCTCTGGCTCAGTCCTGTGACAACACGGCGGTGCTGGCGCTGCAGAGTGAGGATGCCTGTCAGAAGCTCACCCAGCTGAAGGGTTTCTTCCAGCCGTGCCACGGCCTGCTGGATCCCCGGCCCTTCTACCAGTCCTGCTACCTGGACGGCTGCTATAATCACCGCAAGGCTCAGGTCTGCGGCTCGCTGGCGGCCTACGCAGAGGCCTGCCGCTCCATGGGCACCCTCACCACCAAGTGGATCACCCAGGAGAACTGCT CAGAATGGATCTACGACCCCTGTGCAGGAGAGATCTGCACAAACTTCACCTGCGAGCTGGAGAACGGAGGTGACCTGTGTGGCTGCCCGGAGCTGCCTACCAGCAATGGAG GTGATGATGACATCCTCCAGGCGGAGGTGAACTGTAAGCATGCTCAGATGGAGGTCTCCATCTCCAAGTGTAAGCTCTTCCAGCTGGGCTTTGAGCGAGAGGACGTCAGGGTCAACGACGAGCACTGTGCCGGCATTGAGGGAGAAGACTTCATCTCCTTCCACATCAACAACACTAAAGGACACTGTGGCTCCATCGTACAG TCGAATTCCACACACATCATGTATAAGAACACTGTGTGGATAGAGAGTGTGAACAACACTGGGAACGTCATCACCAGAGACAAGACCATCAACGTGGAGTTCTCCTGCGCCTACGAACTGGACCTGAAGATCTCGCTGGAGACTGTCCTCAAGCCCATGCTCAG TGTGATAAACCTGACCTTACCGACCCAGGAAGGGAACTTCATCACCAAGATGGCTCTGTATAAGAACTCCTCGTACCGGAACCCGTACAGGGAGGGCGAGGTGGTGCTGAGCACGCGAGACATCCTGTTTGTGGGCGTCTTTGTGGAGGGGGCAGATGAGAACCAGCTCATCCTCATAGTGAACATGTGCTGGGCCACGCCGTCCCGCTACAGCAGCGACCGGCTCCGCTACATCATCATAGAGAGAGG GTGTCCAAACATTAAGGACAACACCATCGGCATGGCAGAGAACGGCGTATCACTCACCTGTCGCTTCCACGTCACCGTCTTCAAGTTCATTGGGGATTACGATGAGGTCCACCtccactgtgacgtcaccctGTGTGACTCTGAAAGAAACGCCTGCAAAGTG AACTGTCCACACAAGAGAAGGATGTACTCGGAGGACAGTGATCATAAAGAGCACATATTGTCTGTGGGACCCATAAGAAGGAGAG TGTCAGACTGGTGCGAGGAGGAAAACGGAGGCTGCGAGCAGATCTGCACCAGTAGGATGAACGGACCGGTCTGCAGCTGTGTGACTGGGATGCTGCAACGAGATGGGAAAAGCTGCCGGG CTGTGAGCTCGAGCTGTAACCTCACACCTGCGGTTTCTCTGCTGAGCGTCAGCGCTGTGATCTCCATGTTCCCGACTCGTATTCACAATCTCCTCTCCTAA
- the LOC129113577 gene encoding tubulin-specific chaperone cofactor E-like protein — protein sequence MESPSDEEEVRTFVQVLSEKYNPENFPYGQGVVVMSGPPGSPVKDRLYLPSILVLSDSGIRKAGDRSDIATFCNHVVELDLSHNQLNDWAEICDIVSNIPHLDFLNLSMNPLSGIELEPSMAEVFPRVRQLVLINTHISWDTVHTLTQHTPELEELFLCLNGYNTVSESQTSCPSLRLLQITDNQLQEWAEVRKFGQMYPSLKTLVLANNSVDSVGDTHDTLQWLFPNLRSINLNNSGLRKWEDIERLNFFPKLEEVKAKGIPLLEPYSTHERRSLLLAQLPSVVLLNGSSVTHGEREDAERLFIRYCHDHPEQQLPERYHILVAKYGELAPLAVVDLSPRSTMVDVRLGERVEAVSLRLEQTVGDLKKHLRALLQVTAYGIRLFYINREMSSILGPEEMKLGSRALHSYSIRDGDEILVVPKVKSHCSSSDL from the exons ATGGAGTCGCcctctgatgaagaggaggtgcGCACCTTCGTCCAAGTCCTCAGTGAGAAATACAACCCAGAGAATTTCCCCTACGGCCAAGGAGTCGTGGTTATGTCCGGCCCGCCAGGATCCCCTGTGAAAG ATCGCCTGTACTTGCCGAGCATTTTGGTTCTGAGTGACTCTGGAATCCGTAAAGCTGGAGACAGGTCAGACATTGCGACGTTCTGTAACCATGTGGTGGAGCTGGACCTGTCCCACAATCAGCTCAACGACTGGGCAGAG ATCTGCGACATAGTTTCCAACATCCCCCACCTGGACTTCCTCAATCTGAGCATGAACCCTCTGAGCGGCATCGAGCTGGAGCCCAGCATGGCTGAGGTGTTCCCCCGGGTCCGACAACTGGTcctcattaacacacacatcagctgGGACACggtgcacacactcacacaacacacaccaga GCTGGAGGAGCTTTTCCTGTGCCTGAATGGCTACAACACTGTGTCCGAATCCCAGACATCCTGTCCGTCTCTACGCCTGCTGCAGATTACAGACAACCAGCTGCAGGAATGGGCAGAAGTGCGGAAGTTCGGACAGATGTACCCGAGTCTGAAAACACTGGTTCTGGCCAATAACAGTGTGGACTCTGTGGGTGACACTCATGACACGCTGCAGTGGCTCTTTCCCAACCTGCGCAGCATCAACCTCAACAACTCAG GGCTTCGTAAATGGGAGGACATTGAGAGACTGAATTTCTTCCCCAAGCTGGAGGAGGTCAAAGCAAAGGGGATTCCTTTATTGGAGCCTTACAGCACCCACGAAAGACGTAGCCTCCTTTTAGCACA GCTTCCATCTGTCGTGCTGCTGAATGGGAGTTCAGTGacacacggagagagagaggatgctgAGAGGCTCTTCATCCGTTACTGCCATGACCACCCAGAACAGCAGCTTCCTGAGAG GTACCACATCCTTGTTGCCAAGTATGGAGAATTGGCCCCGCTGGCGGTGGTGGACCTGAGCCCCCGCAGCACCATGGTGGATGTTCGCCTGGGTGAGAGGGTGGAGGCCGTCAGCCTCCGTCTGGAGCAGACGGTAGGCGACCTGAAGAAACACCTCCGAGCTCTGCTGCAGGTGACCGCCTATGGGATCAGGCTCTTCTACATCAACCGGGAGATGAGTTCCATCCTGGGACCTGAGGAGATGAAGTTGGGAAGCCGGGCCCTCCATTCCTACAGCATCCGAGACGGGGATGAGATTCTAGTCGTGCCCAAAGTCAAAAGTCACTGCAGCTCCTCAGATCTTTGA